In Methanocorpusculum vombati, a genomic segment contains:
- the carB gene encoding carbamoyl-phosphate synthase large subunit — MPKNPTLKKVLLIGSGPIQIGQAAEFDYAGSQACKAVREEGIEVVLVNSNPATIQTDPETADKVYVEPLKAEVIAEIIKKEKPDGILSGMGGQTGLNLTAELYEMGALEGVQILGTPLEAIYHGEDREMFKNLMLEIGEPVPKSFILTKMEQLEEAYETVGLPAIIRPAYTLGGSGGGVAATKDELRKIVEHGLTKSRVHQVLIEESVKGWNEIEFEVMRDAADTCIIICGMENVDPMGVHTGESVVVAPILTLTAEQFGIMRRAAIKIIRALNVQGGCNIQFAFNNGDYRVIEVNPRVSRSSALASKATGYPIARVAAKVAIGLRLDEIMNTVTGTTPACFEPAVDYVVVKVARWPFDKFKTADRTLTTAMKSTGEVMAIGRTVEEGFKKALRSLDTDIYHHTDLNEIRMILSRPTDERFPTLFDAFRLGMTIDDVHALTQIEPFFLEKIQHVVDIELELREHPTEELVKTAKKFGFSNAEIRELTGWNIYKIEQLVGLPTYKMVDTCAAEFPAKTPYYYSTWEQECELKETPNKKVLILGSGAIRIGQGIEFDYCTVHAVKSLREEGIEVHILNNNPETVSTDFDTSDRLYFEPMQLEDVVNILRKGDYDGVMVQFGGQNSVNLAIPIQEEIKLFGLKTKVLGTSPDNMDVAEDRNRFSVLLEKDNIPSPANGSAYSEKEAYEIANKIGYPVLVRPSYVLGGRAMELVHDELELQTYIKEAVRVSNTHPVLIDRYLDNATELDVDAVSDGTEVLIGGIMEHIEEAGVHSGDSACVIPTQTLTPEQIATVKDYTRKIALSLGVIGLINIQYAIHNGTVYVLEANPRASRTVPFVSKATGLPLAKIAAKVMLGMKLADLGYQEKEIQHVAVKEVLLPFSRLPGVDPILGPEMKSTGEVIGIDYDFGRAFYKASQAADNKLPLEGNVFISVTDEQKEAILPIAQKLSDLGFNLYGTEGTVKFLEQHNIRMNLVRKVQEGSPNIIDMVRGADVDLVINTPGDKNARADHFQIMRATIDYSIPYITTIFGAEAAVQAIESMKSNKITIEPLSHYHAE, encoded by the coding sequence ATGCCTAAAAACCCCACACTCAAAAAAGTCCTTTTAATCGGATCAGGACCGATCCAGATCGGTCAGGCAGCAGAGTTTGACTACGCAGGCAGTCAGGCGTGTAAGGCTGTCCGCGAAGAAGGTATCGAAGTCGTCCTCGTGAACTCCAACCCGGCCACCATTCAGACCGACCCAGAAACTGCCGACAAAGTCTATGTCGAGCCCTTGAAGGCCGAGGTCATCGCCGAGATCATCAAAAAGGAGAAACCGGACGGCATTCTCTCCGGTATGGGTGGTCAGACCGGCCTGAACCTCACCGCGGAACTCTATGAGATGGGGGCACTTGAAGGTGTTCAGATTCTCGGAACCCCGCTTGAGGCAATTTATCACGGTGAAGACCGGGAGATGTTCAAAAATCTCATGCTGGAGATCGGCGAGCCGGTCCCGAAGAGTTTCATCCTCACCAAGATGGAACAACTTGAGGAGGCCTACGAGACCGTCGGCCTTCCGGCAATTATCCGGCCTGCATACACCCTTGGCGGCAGTGGCGGAGGAGTTGCGGCCACCAAAGACGAGCTCCGGAAGATCGTCGAGCACGGCCTCACCAAGTCCCGTGTGCATCAGGTCCTGATCGAGGAGTCCGTCAAAGGCTGGAACGAGATCGAGTTCGAGGTTATGCGGGATGCCGCAGATACCTGTATTATCATCTGCGGTATGGAAAACGTCGACCCCATGGGTGTCCACACCGGCGAGTCCGTCGTGGTTGCCCCGATTCTCACCCTCACCGCGGAACAGTTCGGCATCATGCGCCGTGCGGCCATCAAGATCATCCGGGCACTCAACGTGCAGGGAGGCTGCAACATCCAGTTCGCGTTTAACAACGGCGACTACCGGGTCATTGAGGTCAACCCGCGTGTTTCAAGATCTTCAGCCCTCGCCTCCAAGGCGACCGGCTACCCGATCGCCCGTGTTGCGGCGAAGGTTGCCATCGGTCTGCGGCTTGATGAGATCATGAACACCGTTACCGGTACAACCCCGGCCTGCTTTGAGCCGGCCGTCGACTACGTCGTCGTGAAGGTTGCACGCTGGCCGTTTGACAAGTTCAAGACCGCGGACCGGACGCTCACCACTGCGATGAAGTCGACCGGTGAGGTTATGGCAATCGGCAGAACGGTTGAGGAAGGGTTCAAGAAGGCACTCCGTTCCCTTGACACCGATATCTACCACCACACCGACTTAAACGAGATCAGAATGATCCTCTCCCGGCCGACCGACGAGCGGTTCCCGACCCTGTTCGACGCATTCCGCCTCGGCATGACCATCGACGACGTCCACGCACTCACCCAGATAGAGCCGTTCTTCTTAGAGAAGATTCAGCACGTCGTGGACATTGAACTCGAGCTCCGCGAACACCCGACCGAGGAGCTGGTCAAGACCGCGAAGAAGTTCGGCTTCTCGAACGCTGAGATCCGTGAGCTCACCGGCTGGAACATCTACAAGATCGAGCAACTCGTCGGTCTTCCGACCTACAAGATGGTCGATACCTGTGCCGCAGAGTTCCCGGCAAAGACGCCGTACTACTACTCCACCTGGGAGCAGGAGTGCGAACTGAAAGAGACGCCGAACAAGAAAGTCCTCATCCTCGGTTCCGGCGCAATCCGTATCGGTCAGGGTATCGAGTTCGATTACTGTACAGTGCATGCGGTCAAATCCCTGCGGGAAGAGGGGATTGAGGTCCACATCTTAAACAATAATCCGGAGACGGTTTCCACCGACTTCGATACCTCCGACCGGCTCTACTTCGAGCCTATGCAGCTGGAAGATGTTGTGAACATTCTCCGGAAGGGGGACTATGACGGGGTCATGGTGCAGTTCGGCGGCCAGAACTCCGTGAACCTTGCCATCCCGATTCAGGAGGAGATCAAACTCTTCGGTCTTAAGACGAAGGTTCTGGGCACCAGTCCGGACAACATGGATGTGGCCGAAGACAGAAACCGGTTCAGTGTGCTTCTCGAAAAGGACAACATCCCGTCACCGGCAAACGGGTCCGCCTACTCCGAGAAGGAAGCCTACGAAATTGCAAACAAGATCGGCTACCCGGTTCTCGTCCGGCCGAGTTATGTTCTCGGCGGCCGTGCAATGGAGCTGGTCCATGACGAGCTGGAGTTACAGACCTACATCAAGGAAGCTGTCCGTGTCTCGAACACCCACCCGGTGTTAATCGACCGCTACCTTGACAACGCAACCGAGCTGGATGTGGATGCGGTCTCCGACGGAACGGAAGTTCTGATCGGCGGCATCATGGAGCACATCGAAGAGGCCGGTGTTCACTCCGGCGACTCGGCCTGTGTGATTCCGACCCAGACGCTGACGCCTGAGCAGATTGCAACCGTCAAGGACTACACGAGAAAGATTGCGCTGTCTCTCGGGGTTATCGGTCTGATCAATATTCAGTACGCGATTCACAACGGTACGGTCTATGTGCTTGAGGCGAATCCGCGTGCCAGCAGAACGGTTCCGTTCGTTTCCAAGGCAACCGGCCTGCCGCTTGCAAAGATTGCGGCAAAGGTGATGCTCGGTATGAAGCTCGCCGATCTCGGCTATCAGGAGAAGGAGATTCAGCATGTCGCCGTCAAGGAAGTCCTGCTGCCGTTCTCCCGGCTGCCGGGTGTTGACCCGATTCTCGGTCCTGAGATGAAGTCCACCGGTGAGGTTATCGGTATCGATTATGACTTTGGCCGGGCCTTCTACAAGGCAAGCCAGGCTGCGGACAACAAGCTGCCGCTGGAAGGAAATGTGTTCATCTCCGTAACCGACGAGCAGAAGGAGGCTATCCTCCCGATTGCACAGAAGCTTTCCGACCTCGGCTTTAACCTCTACGGAACGGAGGGAACGGTGAAGTTCCTGGAACAGCACAATATCAGAATGAATCTGGTCAGAAAGGTGCAGGAGGGTTCCCCGAACATCATCGATATGGTCCGCGGTGCAGACGTTGATCTGGTTATCAACACGCCGGGCGACAAGAACGCCCGGGCGGATCACTTCCAGATTATGCGGGCGACGATCGATTACAGTATCCCGTATATCACGACCATCTTCGGCGCGGAGGCGGCAGTGCAGGCAATCGAGTCGATGAAGTCGAATAAGATTACGATCGAGCCGCTCTCGCACTATCACGCGGAATAA
- a CDS encoding InlB B-repeat-containing protein, with amino-acid sequence MRGAGMVCLAVLLLLCSAGVASAAWDGTVNATWYEKEIAAGHTGDPDNPFLIYDAASLAALANETNNNQSQNGFFEKHILLKTNLDLNGATHLWTPIGNTTVLSPSSQIFNGTFDGNNYIISNMNVTTPSTSSNIYVGLFGYVEDATIRNVGVVNANVAVSSSSVSAYVCSGGLAGYVKHSAITNCYATGVITTESSSSFYTYSGGLMGLAHHSSIITNCYATSVVTGSSHAGGLVGWTGDVGYSTTIMNCYATGAVSVTAHYAYGAGGLVGETSGGSITNCYATGAVTAKSLTSATYAGGLVGLASQISITNSVALNQWVNASSSGNGPINTGRFIGHNSGATLNNPYAWRYMGLNISGTIVRPVPAGDSNATNASTAMIWDNQAFYEDLSWDVTKNWTMGHDAAYRLPVLTWQSTGPVVDASYLNITHAVNATVIGTGGSITPSGKQNYKDGASVTFTLNADPGSTVDTVTDNGITQSISNSYTISDVVQPHEIIVTFRSSPVPPVPPSGDSSGNMDNAYRVLFDTSGGSLISPVTGLSSGDVITAPPAPVKDGYTFGGWYADEDCTKAWSFADGIPGDMTLYAKWIGGDTPQATAKATTEATTVPVPTPSPTASVTTPVSAGTTAAGAQLTLTQAPAPFFGMLAGLLAAGVLLRRRE; translated from the coding sequence TGCAGTGCGGGTGTAGCAAGTGCGGCGTGGGACGGGACAGTGAATGCCACGTGGTATGAGAAGGAAATTGCCGCGGGACATACCGGCGATCCGGATAATCCGTTCCTCATTTATGATGCGGCGAGTCTTGCCGCTCTTGCAAACGAGACGAATAATAATCAGTCACAAAACGGTTTTTTCGAGAAACACATTCTGCTGAAAACGAATTTGGATCTGAACGGAGCTACCCATCTCTGGACACCGATCGGGAATACGACGGTGTTGTCACCCTCCAGTCAGATATTCAATGGCACGTTTGACGGGAACAATTACATCATCTCGAACATGAACGTGACTACTCCCTCCACTTCTAGCAATATCTATGTTGGTCTCTTCGGCTACGTGGAGGATGCAACGATCCGGAATGTAGGCGTGGTGAATGCGAACGTGGCCGTCTCCTCCTCCTCCGTTTCCGCCTATGTTTGTTCAGGCGGTCTGGCGGGATATGTTAAACATAGTGCTATCACGAACTGCTACGCAACCGGTGTGATCACTACCGAGTCCTCCTCCTCCTTCTATACCTATTCCGGCGGTCTGATGGGACTTGCCCACCACAGCAGTATCATCACGAACTGTTATGCAACCAGTGTGGTCACGGGCTCCTCCCACGCCGGCGGTCTGGTGGGGTGGACGGGAGATGTTGGCTACAGTACCACCATCATGAACTGCTACGCAACCGGCGCGGTAAGCGTCACTGCTCATTACGCCTATGGCGCAGGTGGTCTGGTGGGGGAGACCAGTGGTGGCAGCATCACGAACTGCTACGCAACCGGTGCAGTCACCGCAAAGTCCTTAACCTCTGCAACCTATGCCGGTGGTCTGGTGGGGCTTGCCAGCCAGATCAGCATCACGAACTCCGTCGCGCTGAACCAGTGGGTGAATGCGAGCAGCAGCGGCAATGGCCCTATCAATACCGGACGATTCATCGGCCATAATTCTGGCGCCACGTTAAACAATCCCTATGCATGGCGGTACATGGGACTTAACATCAGCGGCACCATCGTCAGGCCGGTTCCCGCAGGCGACAGCAATGCCACGAACGCGAGCACGGCGATGATCTGGGACAACCAAGCGTTCTATGAAGATCTCAGCTGGGACGTCACCAAAAACTGGACGATGGGTCACGATGCAGCCTATCGACTTCCGGTTCTCACATGGCAGTCCACCGGCCCAGTCGTGGACGCCTCGTATCTCAACATCACACATGCAGTCAACGCAACAGTGATCGGCACCGGCGGATCGATTACTCCCAGCGGAAAACAGAATTACAAAGACGGGGCATCGGTGACCTTCACCCTGAATGCGGACCCTGGTTCTACTGTTGACACAGTCACCGATAACGGCATCACGCAGTCCATCAGCAACAGCTATACTATATCCGACGTGGTTCAGCCGCATGAGATTATTGTAACCTTCAGGAGCAGTCCGGTCCCGCCCGTACCTCCATCAGGTGATTCCTCCGGCAATATGGACAACGCCTACCGCGTCCTCTTCGACACCTCCGGCGGCAGTCTCATCTCCCCGGTCACCGGTCTCTCCTCCGGCGACGTCATCACCGCACCTCCCGCACCGGTGAAGGACGGATACACCTTTGGCGGCTGGTACGCGGACGAGGACTGCACGAAAGCTTGGAGCTTCGCCGACGGCATTCCGGGCGACATGACGCTGTATGCCAAATGGATCGGCGGTGATACGCCTCAGGCGACCGCGAAAGCGACAACAGAAGCGACAACAGTGCCTGTCCCGACGCCGTCTCCTACCGCGTCCGTAACGACGCCGGTTTCGGCGGGCACCACCGCCGCAGGCGCACAACTGACACTCACACAGGCGCCGGCACCTTTCTTCGGGATGCTTGCGGGTCTCCTTGCTGCTGGTGTGCTGTTGCGGCGGCGGGAATAA